From Ficedula albicollis isolate OC2 chromosome 20, FicAlb1.5, whole genome shotgun sequence, one genomic window encodes:
- the BIRC7 gene encoding baculoviral IAP repeat-containing protein 7 isoform X1, with amino-acid sequence MEAFWGLVSMFQSTAMGDAAAAGQPEPRAARCQLFDSSMRSTARRLRTFQQWPRSAPVSARDLVEAGFFYVGPRDEVQCFCCGGVLKDWRPGDCPIREHLNFFPSCQYLCDEDVGNQEMLCLQNIFDTVDGQFLSVLQGTVSEETALPNEPEYPEMVTEEMRLSTFENWPQNSSMHPEQLARAGFFYTGQGDVVRCFYCDGGVRSWSFGDDPWREHAKWYPECEFLLHSRGREFISSVQATFSTTLLAPRHSWDQTEQNSSPSQDPLRGWKLRARPSTAQSLIVQNVLQMGFDPSWVANLVENKFALTGTFYLSESELVSDLLQSGRGASSSAGESRGAVQRETGTSRQEMRSVQQKESDASQLSTEEELHRLQKERMCKVCMDKDVSVVFVPCGHLVACAECALNLRLCPICRAVIQGSVRAFMS; translated from the exons agcacagccatgggggatgcagcagcagcagggcagcctgagcccagggctgctcgCTGCCAGCTCTTCGACTCCAGCATGAGGAGCACGGCCAGGAGGCTGAGGACGTTCCAGCAGTGGCCCCGCAGCGCCCCTGTGTCTGCCCGGGACCTGGTGGAGGCTGGCTTCTTCTATGTGGGCCCCAGGGATGAGGTGCAGTGTTTCTGCTGTGGTGGTGTCCTGAAGGACTGGAGACCTGGAGACTGCCCCATAAGAGAGCACCTgaatttcttcccttcctgtcAATACCTCTGTGATGAGGATGTTGGGAACCAGGagatgctgtgcctgcagaacATCTTTGACACTGTGGATGGGCAGTTCCTGAGTGTCCTGCAGGGGACAGTCAGCGAGGAGACAGCCCTGCCCAACGAGCCAGAGTACCCCGAGATGGTGACAGAGGAGATGAGACTGTCTACGTTTGAGAACTGGCCGCAGAATTCCAGCATGCATCCGGAGCAACTGGCTAGAGCAGGGTTCTTTTACACAG GACAAGGAGATGTGGTGAGGTGTTTTTACTGTGATGGAGGTGTGAGGAGCTGGTCCTTTGGAGATGATCCTTGGAGGGAACATGCCAAATGGTACCCAGA GTGTGAATTTTTACTGCACTCAAGGGGGAGAGAATTTATTAGCAGCGTTCAGGCGACCTTTTCTACCACCCTGCTGGCTCCA AGACATTCCTGGGATCAGACTGAGCAAAactcctctccttcccaag ATCCTCTGAGGGGCTGGAAATTGCGGGCTCGTCCTTCTACGGCACAGAGTCTCATAGTGCAGAATGTCCTGCAGATGGGCTTTGACCCCAGCTGGGTGGCAAACCTGGTAGAGAATAAATTTGCACTGACTGGGACCTTCTACCTGTCTGAGTCTGAGCTGGTTTCAGACCTGCTGCAGTCAGGCAGgggggccagcagcagtgcaggagaaagcagag GTGCTGTTCAGAGAGAGACTGGAACATCAAGACAAGAAATGAGATCTGTGCAGCAAAAGGAATCAG atGCTTctcagctgagcacagaagAAGAGCTCCACCGCCTGCAGAAGGAGAGGATGTGCAAAGTGTGCATGGACAAAGATGTGTCTGTGGTGTTTGTCCCCTGTGGCCACCTGGTAGCTTGTGCAGAATGTGCCCTCAATTTGAGGCTGTGTCccatctgcagagctgtcaTCCAGGGCAGTGTGAGAGCTTTCATGTCCTGA
- the BIRC7 gene encoding baculoviral IAP repeat-containing protein 7 isoform X2, giving the protein MEAFWGLVSMFQSTAMGDAAAAGQPEPRAARCQLFDSSMRSTARRLRTFQQWPRSAPVSARDLVEAGFFYVGPRDEVQCFCCGGVLKDWRPGDCPIREHLNFFPSCQYLCDEDVGNQEMLCLQNIFDTVDGQFLSVLQGTVSEETALPNEPEYPEMVTEEMRLSTFENWPQNSSMHPEQLARAGFFYTGQGDVVRCFYCDGGVRSWSFGDDPWREHAKWYPECEFLLHSRGREFISSVQATFSTTLLAPRHSWDQTEQNSSPSQGAVQRETGTSRQEMRSVQQKESDASQLSTEEELHRLQKERMCKVCMDKDVSVVFVPCGHLVACAECALNLRLCPICRAVIQGSVRAFMS; this is encoded by the exons agcacagccatgggggatgcagcagcagcagggcagcctgagcccagggctgctcgCTGCCAGCTCTTCGACTCCAGCATGAGGAGCACGGCCAGGAGGCTGAGGACGTTCCAGCAGTGGCCCCGCAGCGCCCCTGTGTCTGCCCGGGACCTGGTGGAGGCTGGCTTCTTCTATGTGGGCCCCAGGGATGAGGTGCAGTGTTTCTGCTGTGGTGGTGTCCTGAAGGACTGGAGACCTGGAGACTGCCCCATAAGAGAGCACCTgaatttcttcccttcctgtcAATACCTCTGTGATGAGGATGTTGGGAACCAGGagatgctgtgcctgcagaacATCTTTGACACTGTGGATGGGCAGTTCCTGAGTGTCCTGCAGGGGACAGTCAGCGAGGAGACAGCCCTGCCCAACGAGCCAGAGTACCCCGAGATGGTGACAGAGGAGATGAGACTGTCTACGTTTGAGAACTGGCCGCAGAATTCCAGCATGCATCCGGAGCAACTGGCTAGAGCAGGGTTCTTTTACACAG GACAAGGAGATGTGGTGAGGTGTTTTTACTGTGATGGAGGTGTGAGGAGCTGGTCCTTTGGAGATGATCCTTGGAGGGAACATGCCAAATGGTACCCAGA GTGTGAATTTTTACTGCACTCAAGGGGGAGAGAATTTATTAGCAGCGTTCAGGCGACCTTTTCTACCACCCTGCTGGCTCCA AGACATTCCTGGGATCAGACTGAGCAAAactcctctccttcccaag GTGCTGTTCAGAGAGAGACTGGAACATCAAGACAAGAAATGAGATCTGTGCAGCAAAAGGAATCAG atGCTTctcagctgagcacagaagAAGAGCTCCACCGCCTGCAGAAGGAGAGGATGTGCAAAGTGTGCATGGACAAAGATGTGTCTGTGGTGTTTGTCCCCTGTGGCCACCTGGTAGCTTGTGCAGAATGTGCCCTCAATTTGAGGCTGTGTCccatctgcagagctgtcaTCCAGGGCAGTGTGAGAGCTTTCATGTCCTGA